From Patescibacteria group bacterium, a single genomic window includes:
- a CDS encoding ABC-F family ATP-binding cassette domain-containing protein gives MSNQEVILRFDEVSFGHGHSKPILNEVDFSVRRGSKITLMGQNGAGKSTIFQLITGALSPDSGAVHLGPELTVAAAKQVIPRDQFQLTLREFFQNCFQKKVYDIDPKIDAALEVVNLSADHERLIKSFSGGQQARLLLASAIIQNPDLLLLDEPTNNLDKEGIAHLTQFLVDYQETCIVISHDADFLNTFTQGVLYLDVFTRKVEQYIGNYFDLLKEITARIERENRQNAQLAKRIIANKDKINYFANKGGKMRLVAKKMKNQVEEMEEAKVEVRKEDKTIRHFTIPCQQDLSGEILRITSFSVMQKRKFIKKEANISLRKKERLLLIGPNGIGKTTLLESLASGQAKGAKIAPGVIVGYYRQDFSTLNFDDTVWQSLSSVAEGLSEEAVRSLAAGFLITGDLMYSKIGSLSEGQKGLVLLARLVLQKPGLLILDEPTNHINFRHLPVIADALNKYEGAMVLVSHMPEFVNQIRIDEILDLGK, from the coding sequence ATGAGCAATCAGGAAGTCATTTTAAGATTTGACGAGGTTTCCTTCGGCCACGGCCATAGTAAGCCTATTTTAAATGAGGTCGATTTTTCGGTAAGAAGGGGGTCTAAAATCACCCTTATGGGTCAGAATGGCGCGGGTAAAAGTACTATTTTCCAGCTTATCACGGGCGCTTTATCTCCCGATTCAGGCGCCGTGCATCTGGGCCCGGAATTGACCGTGGCTGCAGCCAAACAGGTTATTCCTCGGGATCAGTTCCAACTCACTTTAAGGGAGTTCTTCCAGAACTGCTTTCAAAAAAAGGTTTACGATATCGATCCTAAAATTGACGCGGCCCTGGAAGTGGTGAATCTTTCGGCCGACCACGAGCGACTGATCAAATCGTTTTCGGGCGGCCAGCAAGCTAGGCTTCTTTTAGCTTCAGCTATTATCCAAAATCCCGATTTACTGCTTTTAGACGAGCCGACCAATAATCTGGATAAAGAGGGTATAGCCCATCTTACTCAATTTTTAGTTGATTATCAGGAAACCTGCATCGTTATTTCCCATGACGCCGATTTTTTAAATACTTTCACCCAAGGCGTTTTATACTTGGATGTTTTTACGCGCAAGGTTGAGCAATATATAGGCAACTATTTTGACTTGCTCAAAGAAATTACAGCCCGGATCGAAAGGGAAAACAGGCAAAACGCGCAGTTGGCCAAAAGGATTATCGCGAATAAGGATAAAATAAACTATTTTGCCAACAAGGGCGGCAAGATGAGGCTGGTGGCCAAAAAAATGAAAAATCAGGTCGAGGAAATGGAAGAGGCCAAGGTTGAGGTCAGAAAAGAGGACAAGACCATCAGGCATTTTACCATTCCTTGCCAGCAGGATCTCAGCGGGGAGATTTTGAGGATCACTTCTTTTTCGGTTATGCAAAAGCGCAAATTCATCAAAAAAGAGGCTAATATTTCTTTAAGGAAAAAAGAACGGTTGCTTTTGATAGGGCCCAATGGCATTGGTAAAACCACTTTGCTGGAATCTTTGGCGTCAGGCCAAGCCAAGGGTGCTAAAATAGCTCCGGGAGTAATTGTGGGCTATTACCGCCAGGATTTTTCTACGCTTAATTTTGACGATACGGTCTGGCAATCCTTAAGCTCGGTAGCCGAAGGTTTATCGGAAGAGGCTGTTCGCTCTTTGGCCGCCGGATTTTTGATTACCGGCGATTTGATGTATTCCAAAATCGGCAGTTTATCCGAAGGCCAAAAAGGCCTGGTGCTGTTAGCCCGGCTCGTGCTTCAGAAACCCGGCCTGCTTATCTTGGATGAGCCGACCAACCACATTAATTTCCGTCATTTGCCGGTCATTGCCGACGCTTTGAATAAATATGAAGGCGCCATGGTTTTGGTCAGCCACATGCCTGAATTTGTAAATCAAATCAGGATTGATGAGATTCTAGATCTGGGGAAGTAA
- a CDS encoding sigma-70 family RNA polymerase sigma factor: MKIFGATRIDADSFPELYDKYVRKIFNFIYFKTHHKETAEDLTSQTFLKALKNLDQFDREKGLFSTWLYQIARNQVVDFYRSKKNEVNIDDVWDLAGNDDILRDLDTAQKLKKVQEYLKKLRPEQREIVLLRVWEGMSYKEIAEALGKDEAHCRVIFSRAIGALKSQMPLAVFLGLLLFPN; this comes from the coding sequence ATGAAAATATTTGGAGCAACTAGAATCGACGCGGACAGTTTTCCCGAGCTTTACGATAAATACGTAAGGAAGATTTTTAATTTCATCTATTTTAAGACCCACCATAAAGAAACGGCGGAAGACCTAACAAGCCAGACATTCTTAAAAGCTTTAAAAAATCTTGACCAATTTGATCGGGAAAAAGGCTTATTTTCTACCTGGCTTTACCAAATAGCCAGGAACCAGGTCGTTGATTTTTACAGGTCGAAAAAGAACGAAGTGAATATCGATGATGTTTGGGATTTGGCCGGAAACGACGATATCCTCAGGGATCTTGATACGGCTCAGAAGCTGAAGAAGGTGCAGGAATATTTAAAGAAGCTAAGGCCGGAACAGCGCGAGATCGTGCTTTTACGGGTCTGGGAAGGCATGTCTTATAAGGAAATAGCCGAGGCTTTAGGCAAAGATGAGGCGCATTGCCGGGTCATCTTTTCGCGGGCGATCGGAGCCCTAAAAAGCCAGATGCCTTTAGCCGTCTTTCTCGGCCTGTTACTTTTTCCGAACTAA
- a CDS encoding BtpA/SgcQ family protein has translation MRNLPPKAIIGMIHTLALPGSPYYGGNINSVIDRAVEELKIYEESGIGAVMLENMYDLPYVKPPLSRSTVGGMLRVAQELRSRTELPIGIQMLEVANLEAMEIAARADLDFIRVENFVFAHTGPAGLVEGSAGALFRLRKELKAEHIKIFADVRKKQRGHILTSDLTFKDMVKQTEFFRADGLVITAGLTGESAKPADLLEIKTFTKLPVLVGSGITPESINEYLPTADGFIVGSYFKTDNNWQSPVDALRVKKFMGSIIR, from the coding sequence ATGAGAAATTTGCCGCCAAAAGCCATTATCGGCATGATTCATACTTTAGCCCTGCCCGGGTCTCCTTATTACGGGGGTAATATCAATAGCGTGATTGACCGGGCGGTTGAGGAATTGAAGATCTACGAAGAATCGGGGATTGGGGCGGTGATGCTCGAGAATATGTATGACCTTCCTTATGTAAAACCTCCTTTATCTAGAAGTACGGTTGGGGGAATGTTAAGAGTAGCTCAAGAGCTCCGTTCGCGCACTGAATTACCCATTGGTATTCAAATGCTTGAGGTGGCGAATCTTGAAGCAATGGAAATTGCGGCTAGAGCCGACCTCGATTTTATCCGGGTGGAAAACTTTGTTTTTGCTCATACAGGTCCGGCCGGCTTGGTTGAAGGTTCAGCCGGCGCTTTATTCCGTTTGAGAAAAGAGCTCAAGGCCGAGCATATCAAAATATTCGCTGATGTCAGAAAGAAACAGCGGGGCCATATTTTGACGAGCGATCTCACGTTTAAAGATATGGTTAAGCAAACGGAATTTTTCCGAGCGGACGGCCTTGTTATTACGGCGGGTCTCACGGGAGAATCGGCTAAGCCCGCAGACTTGCTTGAGATAAAAACTTTTACCAAACTGCCGGTTTTAGTCGGTTCGGGCATCACGCCTGAAAGCATTAATGAATATCTTCCTACAGCCGACGGCTTCATTGTGGGGTCTTACTTTAAAACTGACAATAATTGGCAAAGTCCCGTTGATGCGCTGCGCGTCAAGAAGTTTATGGGCTCCATAATCAGGTAA